The stretch of DNA CCGCGGACTCCCGACTCACTAGCACTAGTTTTGCTGATCATTGCTAGTGCTTTTCTAGGCCTAATAGACGACATTGTAGCCCTCAAGAATAAGGGTGACCAAAACCAAGACTTGGGAACAGGCTTGCTTGCTAGATACCGCCTTGGGATACAAATAATGCTCGGTGGTGGATTTGCTATCTACGCTATTTTGGGCGGACACGGCCCATTTGATATCCCGATCTTTGATTGGCTATTACTTACCTTTGTCGTAGTAGGGTCAATTAACGCCTTTAATATGACAGACGGCCTCGACGGGTTAGCGGGCGGGGTTACGGCAATTATTCTCCTACCATTCTTAACCACACCCCTTGGGCCCCCATTATTAGGAGGCATTCTTAGTTTTCTTTGGTTCAATAGTCACCCAGCCCGTGTGTTTATGGGCGGCGTTGGGTCTGAAGCTCTCGGAGCAGCTATCGCAGGAATCGCAATATTAGAGGGAGCAGTGCTATACCTACCACTCATCGCTCTAGTTCCTGTCCTGGAAACCCTTTCGGTAATTGTCCAGGTTTCTTACTTCAGGCTAACTCAAGGGAAAAGGTTATTAAAGATGAGCCCCCTCCATCACCATTTCGAATTAAGCGGTTGGACCGAACAACAGGTGGTGACTAGATTTTGGATAGTGACTGCAATTTGCGTTGGAATTTACTTTTTCCTTAAGGGCATTCCAACGTGAAAGTGCTGATTTACGGTCTTGGTCGTAGTGGTATTGGCGCCGGCCTTCTTGCTGAAGAGCAAGGCCATGAGATCTTTTTCTACGATGAGCAGAAAAGCACCCCAGAAATCGAGATGGCCAAGAATAAGAATTGGGTGAACACAGAGCATATAAACCTAGTGCCTGCAGATATCTGTATTGCTGCTCCTGGAGTGCCATTCGACCACCCTGATCTTGTGAACCTCCGGAGCCGTGGAATAGAAACTATTGGGGAAGTTGAATGGGTCTCTCGCACCGTACAAAAACCAATTATAGGCATCACAGGTACAGCAGGTAAAAGTACAGTTACGGCTTGGACATCTCACATCCTGCGGCGTGCTGGATACGACGCTATTCCAGGAGGAAATTTTGACCCCCCGCTAAGTAAAGCTGCTACACAAGGGAATCTACTGGTTGCCGAGCTATCCTCATTTCAACTTGAACGTTGTCCTACACTCAGGCCAATCGTATCAGCGATACTAAATCTAGGCGTAGACCACATAGACCGCCACGGAAGCATAGAGAATTACCATCTTGCTAAACACTCGGCTGTGAGCAATCTTGGACCAAACGACAACATGGTAATACCCGATGACAACAGTACTCTTGAGAGTTGGGCTAGGACTATCAACACTCGGGTTTGGCGATTTGGAAAATCGCCAAACAGTGATGCGACAATTGCTTGCGGCAAAATAGAAGTATCTGGAAAAGTGATTTGTGAACGAGAACAGCTACTCCTTAAAGAGGCGCACAACCTAAGTAACGCCTTAGCTTCAGCCGTAATCGCTCA from Trueperaceae bacterium encodes:
- the murD gene encoding UDP-N-acetylmuramoyl-L-alanine--D-glutamate ligase, with amino-acid sequence MKVLIYGLGRSGIGAGLLAEEQGHEIFFYDEQKSTPEIEMAKNKNWVNTEHINLVPADICIAAPGVPFDHPDLVNLRSRGIETIGEVEWVSRTVQKPIIGITGTAGKSTVTAWTSHILRRAGYDAIPGGNFDPPLSKAATQGNLLVAELSSFQLERCPTLRPIVSAILNLGVDHIDRHGSIENYHLAKHSAVSNLGPNDNMVIPDDNSTLESWARTINTRVWRFGKSPNSDATIACGKIEVSGKVICEREQLLLKEAHNLSNALASAVIAHAYGLAPEEITEGLCTFQGLPGRFRHIGTIGKVAVVSDSYATRPLAVHSALRECTAPIVWIAGGTDKGSGLEGLEALVRNRVVLFIGVGASGARLTKEVGKWLPAFHCTERSGEAALECALKRGLRHLEQNENGEGTVLLAPMASSFDQFRDYKHRGSVFTEITRRLERQWIRDY
- a CDS encoding phospho-N-acetylmuramoyl-pentapeptide-transferase — translated: MGVIFGWLLTGMFLAFARRKNWGKSIRADGPSTHGTKAGTPTMGGVAIIVTAIGTWVAIGPRTPDSLALVLLIIASAFLGLIDDIVALKNKGDQNQDLGTGLLARYRLGIQIMLGGGFAIYAILGGHGPFDIPIFDWLLLTFVVVGSINAFNMTDGLDGLAGGVTAIILLPFLTTPLGPPLLGGILSFLWFNSHPARVFMGGVGSEALGAAIAGIAILEGAVLYLPLIALVPVLETLSVIVQVSYFRLTQGKRLLKMSPLHHHFELSGWTEQQVVTRFWIVTAICVGIYFFLKGIPT